One stretch of Streptomyces sp. R21 DNA includes these proteins:
- a CDS encoding geranyl diphosphate 2-C-methyltransferase produces MDSSVTSTTSTELTAAEPSLRIPGPATPYQGDIARYWDGEARPVNLRLGDVDGLYHHHYGIGEVDHSSLGDAEDSESEKKLIAELHRLESAQADFLLGHLGDIGRDDTLVDAGCGRGGSMVMAHQRFGCKVEGVTLSAKQADFANRRAHELRIQDHVRARVCNMLSTPFETGQAAASWNNESSMYVDLHDLFAEHSRILEVGGRYVTITGCWNPRYGQPSKWVSQINAHFECNIHSRREYLRAMADNRLVPQAVVDLTPATLPYWELRATSSLVTGIEDAFINSYRDGSFQYLLIAADRV; encoded by the coding sequence ATGGACTCATCTGTGACCAGCACGACCAGCACCGAACTCACCGCCGCCGAACCGTCTCTGCGCATCCCCGGCCCGGCGACTCCCTACCAGGGAGACATCGCCCGCTACTGGGACGGGGAGGCCAGGCCCGTGAACCTGCGTCTCGGCGATGTCGACGGTCTCTACCACCACCACTACGGCATCGGTGAAGTCGATCACTCCTCACTCGGCGACGCCGAGGACAGCGAGAGCGAGAAGAAGCTGATCGCCGAGCTCCACCGACTGGAGTCGGCGCAGGCCGATTTCCTCCTGGGGCACCTCGGCGACATCGGGCGTGACGACACCCTGGTGGACGCCGGCTGCGGGCGCGGCGGGTCGATGGTGATGGCGCACCAACGCTTCGGATGCAAGGTCGAAGGTGTCACGCTGTCGGCCAAACAGGCCGACTTCGCCAACCGGCGTGCCCACGAACTCCGCATCCAGGACCACGTACGCGCCCGCGTCTGCAACATGCTCTCCACGCCCTTCGAGACCGGGCAGGCCGCGGCCTCGTGGAACAACGAGTCGAGCATGTACGTCGACCTGCACGACCTCTTCGCGGAACACTCCCGCATCCTCGAGGTCGGCGGTCGCTACGTGACCATCACCGGCTGCTGGAACCCCCGGTACGGCCAGCCTTCGAAGTGGGTCTCCCAGATCAACGCGCACTTCGAGTGCAACATCCACTCGCGCCGGGAGTACCTGCGTGCCATGGCCGACAATCGCCTCGTGCCGCAGGCCGTCGTCGACCTCACCCCCGCCACTCTCCCCTACTGGGAGCTGCGGGCAACGTCCTCGCTGGTCACGGGAATTGAGGACGCGTTCATCAACTCCTACAGGGACGGGTCCTTCCAGTACCTCCTGATCGCCGCCGACCGAGTCTGA
- a CDS encoding cellulase family glycosylhydrolase, with product MLHRRSRIGAGLAATVLMTAGMAAVASPAAAATAGCEVTYQNLSTWQSTPTAGGFNTTLAIKNLGDPITGWKLTFTMPSGQTLTGGWNATFTGTTSVTATDAGWNGAIGTGQTGTSVGLQGDWTRSTAGSAPPAPFPQPADFALNGVPCTGSPAGNRPPSVSLTSPQNGASFTAPATIGLAATASDADGSVSRVEFLNGSTVIGSDTTAPYTFSWTNVTRGSYALSARAVDDGGATTTTAPATVAVTGQDDGGPAPALHVSGNHLQTASGDTYRLLGVDRSGGEYACFQSKPMWDGPADQASVDAMKAWNIHAVRLPLNEECWLGTADVPTGGVSGAAYRQAVKDYADLLVANGINPILDLHWTYGQYSGPGAGCSDAKATCQKPMPDAQYAPDFWTQVAQTFKGNDAVVFDLFNEPYPDAANNWSDATEAWTCLRDGGTCTGIDYQVAGMQSLVHAVRATGATNVIMAGGLTWTNDLTQWLTHKPDDPAGNLMASWHSYNFNGCVTAACWDSQIGAVAAQVPVTTGEVGQNTCGHDYLDQVTDWADSNGVGYLAWTWNPWGVCASNGSDLITDWNGTPTSTYGEAYKAHLLTQHPY from the coding sequence ATGCTCCACCGAAGAAGCCGTATCGGGGCCGGCTTGGCCGCCACGGTGCTGATGACGGCAGGTATGGCGGCCGTGGCGTCTCCGGCCGCAGCCGCGACCGCGGGCTGTGAAGTCACGTATCAGAATCTGAGCACCTGGCAGTCGACCCCCACGGCGGGCGGGTTCAACACCACTCTCGCCATCAAGAACCTCGGCGATCCGATCACCGGGTGGAAGCTGACGTTCACGATGCCGAGCGGTCAGACCCTTACCGGCGGCTGGAACGCGACCTTCACGGGCACGACGTCGGTCACCGCCACCGACGCCGGCTGGAACGGCGCCATCGGCACGGGCCAGACCGGCACCAGCGTCGGCCTGCAAGGCGACTGGACCCGTTCCACCGCGGGCTCCGCGCCGCCCGCCCCGTTCCCCCAGCCGGCCGACTTCGCGCTCAACGGGGTGCCCTGCACCGGCTCGCCGGCCGGGAACAGGCCGCCCTCGGTCAGCCTGACGAGCCCGCAGAACGGTGCCTCGTTCACCGCCCCTGCCACCATCGGTCTGGCGGCGACGGCAAGCGACGCGGACGGCTCGGTCAGCCGGGTCGAGTTCCTGAACGGGAGCACGGTCATCGGCTCGGACACCACCGCTCCGTACACCTTCTCCTGGACCAACGTCACCCGCGGCAGCTACGCCCTCAGCGCGCGCGCCGTCGATGACGGCGGCGCGACGACGACCACCGCCCCCGCCACGGTGGCCGTCACCGGCCAGGACGACGGCGGGCCGGCCCCTGCCCTGCACGTCTCGGGCAACCACCTGCAGACCGCGAGCGGCGACACCTACCGGCTGCTTGGCGTCGACCGCTCCGGTGGCGAGTACGCCTGCTTCCAGAGCAAGCCGATGTGGGACGGCCCGGCGGACCAGGCGAGTGTCGACGCGATGAAGGCGTGGAACATCCACGCGGTCCGGCTGCCGCTCAACGAGGAGTGCTGGCTGGGCACCGCCGACGTGCCCACAGGCGGCGTCAGCGGCGCGGCGTACCGGCAGGCGGTCAAGGACTACGCGGATCTGCTCGTGGCCAACGGGATCAATCCGATCCTGGACCTGCACTGGACCTACGGCCAGTACAGCGGCCCGGGCGCCGGCTGCTCGGACGCCAAGGCGACCTGCCAGAAGCCGATGCCGGACGCCCAGTACGCACCGGACTTCTGGACCCAGGTCGCCCAGACGTTCAAGGGCAACGACGCAGTCGTCTTCGACCTGTTCAACGAGCCCTACCCGGACGCCGCTAACAACTGGTCCGATGCCACCGAGGCATGGACCTGCCTGCGCGACGGCGGCACCTGCACCGGGATCGACTACCAGGTCGCCGGGATGCAGAGCCTCGTCCACGCGGTACGGGCCACGGGCGCCACCAATGTGATCATGGCCGGCGGCCTCACCTGGACCAACGACCTCACCCAGTGGCTGACCCACAAGCCGGACGATCCGGCCGGCAACCTGATGGCCTCGTGGCACTCGTACAACTTCAACGGCTGTGTGACGGCCGCCTGCTGGGACAGCCAGATCGGCGCGGTCGCGGCCCAAGTGCCGGTCACGACCGGCGAGGTCGGCCAGAACACCTGCGGCCACGACTACCTCGACCAGGTGACGGACTGGGCCGACAGCAACGGCGTCGGCTACCTGGCCTGGACATGGAACCCGTGGGGGGTGTGCGCCAGTAACGGCAGTGACCTGATCACCGACTGGAACGGCACTCCCACCAGCACCTACGGCGAGGCCTACAAGGCGCACCTGCTCACCCAGCACCCGTACTGA
- a CDS encoding dihydrofolate reductase family protein, producing the protein MGNAVLYMSMSVDGFIAGPNDGPDNGIGDGGSRLHDWFGMEAEISHLDAVARLSGVNRDVMDEVMATGAVVTGRRTFENAGGWGGDHHDGVPIFVLTRREPDATLQWPAVTYVSDVKDAVRMAKEAAGDKDVLVHGAVTARLALAAGALDELQIHLVPVLLGQGRRLFEDMPPGHIELEPVRAFGGPGVQHLRYRVRQAG; encoded by the coding sequence ATGGGCAACGCTGTGCTGTACATGTCGATGTCGGTCGATGGATTCATCGCCGGACCCAACGACGGTCCGGACAACGGGATCGGCGATGGCGGGAGCCGCCTGCACGACTGGTTCGGGATGGAGGCCGAGATCAGCCATCTGGACGCCGTCGCCCGCCTGTCGGGCGTGAACCGCGACGTCATGGACGAGGTGATGGCCACCGGGGCGGTGGTCACCGGCCGGCGGACGTTCGAGAACGCGGGCGGCTGGGGAGGCGACCACCACGACGGCGTACCGATCTTCGTCCTGACCCGCCGCGAGCCCGATGCCACGCTGCAATGGCCTGCGGTGACCTACGTCAGCGACGTCAAGGACGCGGTGCGCATGGCGAAGGAGGCCGCCGGCGACAAGGACGTGCTGGTCCACGGCGCGGTCACCGCGCGGCTGGCGCTGGCCGCCGGGGCGCTGGACGAGTTGCAGATACATCTGGTTCCGGTGTTGCTCGGGCAGGGCCGCCGGCTGTTCGAGGACATGCCGCCCGGGCACATCGAGCTGGAGCCCGTCCGTGCCTTCGGCGGGCCAGGCGTGCAGCACCTGCGCTACCGGGTGCGGCAGGCGGGGTGA
- a CDS encoding putative quinol monooxygenase, whose amino-acid sequence MKKTLLAEFTAREGAEDEVSRLIRDYAGKVREEEGNLAFDVYTKASGPRAYWIFEVYRDEDAFQAHLKAPYGGPFNTALAPLIEEDASVLTFLDPAA is encoded by the coding sequence GTGAAGAAAACCCTGCTCGCCGAGTTCACCGCCCGAGAGGGAGCGGAGGACGAGGTCTCCCGCCTGATCCGGGACTACGCCGGGAAGGTACGGGAAGAAGAGGGCAACCTCGCCTTCGACGTCTACACCAAGGCGTCCGGCCCGCGCGCCTACTGGATCTTCGAGGTGTACCGGGACGAGGACGCCTTCCAGGCACATCTGAAGGCCCCGTACGGCGGCCCGTTCAACACCGCACTCGCACCGCTGATCGAAGAGGACGCCTCCGTACTGACGTTCCTCGACCCGGCGGCCTGA
- a CDS encoding GH32 C-terminal domain-containing protein, whose protein sequence is MSSGRVSRHARTRMIAAVATVCALAAAPLAPQANAADNPSYSETYRPQFHFTPEKNWMNDPNGLVYYKGEYHLFYQYNPDGNSWGDMSWGHAVSTDLVHWKQLPLALSHDDQEMVFSGSAVVDRNNTTGYGTKKNPPMVAIYTSHSKETGKQAQALAYSTDRGRTWTKYQGNPVLDIGSTEFRDPKVQWYAPTKSWLMTVSLSTEHKVRFYSSKNLKDWSLLSEFGPAGATGGVWECPDLFPLAVDGDENNIKWVLVVNINPGGIAGGSAAQYFVGDFDGKKFTPEDKGTYTPPGGTVMQDFEGADFGAWTTTGTAFGQAPAAGALDGQGTVDGYDGKGLANSFHAGDASTGTLTSPSFTVDSPYLNFKVGGGRHPHVPGTAMEQGPPPEGTVLADFEGGTYGDWTRTGDAFGTAPATGTLPGQQEVSGFLGHGLVNSYLNGDSTTGTLTSPEFTIDKDHINFLIGGGNHPAGSDNPTAVELLVDGKVVRSATGQDAEALNWASWDVSDLAGKKAQVRIVDDNTGGWGHLNVDHIMLSDTQARPVSQETSVNLIVDGQVVRSATGSNSETLDWASFDMRPYAGKKAQLQIVDMNAAGWGHILADRFTAADAPAKSVVQRADWADHGKDYYAAVSWEDAPGGKRYMIGWMNNWDYAGAIPTSPWRSAQSIPREMALRTVDGRVRLTSKPVNSLTSLRQDPPASATGVTVKNTSQPLIGPAAEGKALDIEATFSLKDAERFGLKVRTGAGGEETVIGYDTTTQELYVDRTHSGAADFSSSFPGVQTAPLKATSGKVKLRILVDWSSVEVFGGSGEAVITDQIFPDPASQGVQVFAENGSVKLDQARVWHLDSYRD, encoded by the coding sequence ATGAGCTCTGGACGTGTATCCCGGCATGCCCGCACCCGGATGATCGCGGCGGTGGCGACCGTCTGCGCCCTGGCCGCGGCCCCGCTCGCTCCTCAGGCCAACGCTGCCGACAACCCGTCGTACTCCGAGACCTACCGGCCCCAGTTCCACTTCACGCCGGAGAAGAACTGGATGAACGACCCCAACGGCCTCGTGTACTACAAGGGCGAGTACCACCTCTTCTACCAGTACAACCCGGACGGCAACTCCTGGGGCGACATGTCCTGGGGGCACGCGGTGAGCACGGACCTCGTGCACTGGAAGCAACTTCCGCTCGCTCTGTCGCACGACGACCAGGAGATGGTCTTCTCCGGCAGCGCGGTCGTCGACCGGAACAACACCACCGGCTACGGCACCAAGAAGAACCCACCCATGGTGGCGATCTACACCAGCCACTCCAAGGAAACCGGCAAGCAGGCACAGGCGCTCGCCTACAGCACCGACCGCGGCCGCACCTGGACCAAGTACCAGGGCAACCCCGTCCTCGACATCGGCTCCACCGAGTTCCGCGACCCCAAGGTCCAGTGGTACGCGCCCACCAAGAGCTGGCTGATGACGGTGTCGCTGTCCACCGAGCACAAGGTGCGGTTCTACTCGTCCAAGAACCTCAAGGACTGGAGCCTGCTCAGCGAGTTCGGGCCGGCCGGCGCGACGGGCGGCGTGTGGGAGTGCCCCGACCTGTTCCCCCTCGCCGTCGACGGCGACGAGAACAACATCAAGTGGGTCCTGGTCGTCAACATCAACCCCGGTGGTATCGCGGGAGGTTCGGCCGCCCAGTACTTCGTCGGCGACTTCGACGGCAAGAAGTTCACGCCCGAGGACAAGGGCACCTACACGCCGCCCGGCGGCACGGTGATGCAGGACTTCGAGGGCGCCGACTTCGGTGCGTGGACGACGACGGGCACCGCGTTCGGCCAGGCACCGGCAGCCGGGGCCCTGGACGGTCAGGGCACGGTGGACGGCTACGACGGCAAGGGCCTCGCCAACAGCTTCCACGCGGGTGACGCCTCCACCGGCACCCTGACCTCGCCCTCCTTCACCGTCGACAGCCCGTACCTGAACTTCAAGGTCGGTGGCGGACGGCACCCGCACGTGCCCGGCACCGCCATGGAGCAGGGGCCCCCGCCCGAGGGCACGGTCCTCGCCGACTTCGAAGGCGGCACCTACGGCGACTGGACGAGGACCGGAGACGCCTTCGGCACCGCACCGGCCACCGGCACGCTCCCCGGCCAGCAAGAGGTCTCCGGGTTTCTGGGCCACGGCCTGGTCAACAGCTACCTGAACGGTGACTCCACCACCGGCACTCTCACCTCACCCGAATTCACCATCGACAAGGACCACATCAACTTCCTCATCGGCGGCGGCAACCACCCCGCCGGCTCCGACAACCCGACCGCCGTCGAACTCCTCGTCGACGGCAAGGTGGTACGCAGCGCCACCGGACAGGACGCCGAGGCACTCAACTGGGCGTCCTGGGACGTGAGCGACCTCGCAGGCAAGAAGGCACAGGTCAGGATCGTCGACGACAACACCGGCGGCTGGGGCCACCTCAACGTCGACCACATCATGCTCTCCGACACCCAGGCCCGGCCCGTCTCCCAGGAGACATCCGTCAACCTGATCGTCGACGGCCAGGTCGTCCGCAGCGCCACGGGATCCAACAGCGAGACCCTGGACTGGGCCTCCTTCGACATGCGCCCCTACGCGGGCAAGAAGGCGCAGCTCCAGATCGTCGACATGAACGCCGCAGGCTGGGGCCACATCCTCGCCGACCGGTTCACCGCAGCCGACGCCCCCGCGAAGTCCGTCGTGCAGCGCGCGGACTGGGCCGACCACGGCAAGGACTACTACGCGGCGGTGTCCTGGGAGGACGCCCCGGGTGGCAAGCGGTACATGATCGGCTGGATGAACAACTGGGACTACGCCGGCGCCATCCCCACCTCGCCCTGGCGGAGCGCGCAGAGCATTCCCCGGGAGATGGCACTGCGCACCGTCGACGGCCGTGTCCGGCTGACCAGCAAGCCGGTGAACAGCCTGACATCCCTGCGTCAGGATCCCCCGGCGTCCGCGACCGGAGTCACCGTCAAGAACACCTCCCAGCCCCTGATCGGCCCCGCGGCCGAGGGCAAGGCACTCGACATCGAGGCGACCTTCTCCCTCAAGGACGCCGAACGGTTCGGCCTGAAGGTGCGCACCGGCGCCGGGGGCGAGGAGACCGTCATCGGCTACGACACCACGACGCAGGAGCTGTACGTCGACCGCACCCACTCCGGCGCCGCGGACTTCAGCAGCAGCTTCCCCGGCGTCCAGACCGCACCGCTGAAGGCCACGAGCGGCAAGGTGAAGCTGCGGATCCTCGTCGACTGGTCGTCCGTCGAGGTCTTCGGCGGCAGCGGTGAGGCCGTGATCACCGACCAGATATTCCCCGACCCCGCAAGCCAGGGGGTGCAGGTCTTCGCCGAGAACGGCTCGGTGAAGCTGGACCAGGCCCGCGTCTGGCACCTCGATTCCTACCGCGACTGA
- a CDS encoding carbohydrate kinase gives MSSRQITVLGECVADAFTAPASTSNELTLRVLPGGGPANTAVALARLGTPARFLARLSGDVFGRLFRGHLEASGVDLSCAVPAAEPSTLAVAELDAQGQAEFSFHAQNTADWQWSSAELARVDLSETACVHTGSLALVREPGAAVVEEFLATAAPRATISIDPNVRPLLVRPEVYRARLAHWCGLADVLRLSEDDLELLLPDTPPEQACDIWHAAGARLVVITRGAAGALASLDGERLEVPGVAARVVDTVGAGDSFTAGLLHHLGARGLLGGRLTDLRLGDVAEACVFGTQVAALTCSVAGPNPPWQNQLAQLATADGT, from the coding sequence ATGAGCTCGCGTCAGATCACGGTCCTGGGGGAGTGCGTCGCGGACGCGTTCACCGCACCCGCAAGCACCTCGAACGAACTCACCCTGCGCGTCCTGCCCGGCGGCGGACCTGCGAACACAGCGGTGGCGCTGGCCCGGCTGGGCACCCCGGCCCGCTTCCTCGCACGCCTGTCCGGCGATGTGTTCGGCCGCCTGTTCCGCGGGCACCTGGAGGCATCCGGAGTGGACCTGTCCTGCGCCGTTCCGGCCGCCGAACCCAGCACGCTGGCCGTGGCGGAGCTGGACGCCCAGGGGCAGGCGGAGTTCTCCTTCCACGCGCAGAACACGGCCGACTGGCAGTGGAGTTCGGCGGAACTGGCCCGGGTGGACCTCTCCGAAACCGCGTGTGTCCACACCGGGTCGCTGGCCTTGGTCCGCGAGCCCGGCGCGGCGGTGGTGGAGGAGTTCCTGGCGACGGCCGCTCCCCGGGCCACGATCAGCATCGATCCCAACGTCCGGCCGCTGCTGGTGCGCCCCGAGGTCTACCGCGCCCGGCTGGCGCACTGGTGCGGCCTCGCGGATGTGCTGCGGCTGAGCGAGGACGACCTGGAACTCCTGCTGCCGGACACGCCGCCCGAGCAGGCGTGCGACATCTGGCACGCCGCAGGGGCGCGGCTCGTCGTGATCACGCGAGGCGCCGCCGGCGCCCTGGCCTCCCTCGACGGCGAACGGCTGGAGGTGCCCGGGGTGGCTGCTCGGGTGGTCGACACGGTCGGGGCGGGGGACTCCTTCACCGCCGGACTGCTGCACCACCTCGGCGCCCGCGGTCTTCTGGGCGGCCGGCTCACGGACCTCCGGCTCGGCGACGTCGCCGAAGCCTGCGTGTTCGGCACCCAGGTCGCGGCTCTGACCTGCTCGGTCGCCGGCCCCAACCCGCCGTGGCAGAACCAGTTGGCGCAGCTCGCGACCGCCGACGGCACCTGA
- a CDS encoding sugar ABC transporter substrate-binding protein translates to MSRTSRLTPSLLRVAACTGVAALALTACGSGSKTDTAGSGSGSIKVGLITKTDTNPFFVKMKEGAQKAAKEDGAQLMTAAGKFDGDNAGQVTAIENMVAAGVKGILITPSDSKAIVPAVQKARAKGVLVIALDTPTEPQSAVDALFATDNLKAGQLIGEYAKAVMKGKTAKIATLDLAPGVSVGVLRHNGFLKGFGVTAKDPSVVCSQDTGGDQAKGQTAMENCLQKEPGINVVYTINEPAALGAYTALKAKGREKDVLIVSVDGGCTGTQAVKDGKIAATSQQYPLKMAAEGVKAVVTYAKDGKKASGYTDTGVTLITDKAQTGVTSKDTAYGLENCWG, encoded by the coding sequence ATGTCGCGCACCTCTCGCCTGACCCCCTCCCTCCTCAGAGTCGCCGCGTGTACGGGCGTCGCGGCCCTCGCCCTGACGGCCTGCGGATCCGGTTCCAAAACGGACACCGCCGGCTCCGGTTCGGGCAGCATCAAGGTCGGTCTGATCACCAAGACCGACACCAACCCGTTCTTCGTGAAGATGAAGGAAGGCGCTCAGAAGGCCGCCAAGGAAGACGGCGCCCAGCTGATGACCGCCGCGGGCAAGTTCGACGGGGACAACGCCGGTCAGGTCACCGCCATCGAGAACATGGTCGCCGCCGGGGTGAAGGGCATCCTGATCACGCCCAGCGACTCCAAGGCGATCGTGCCGGCGGTCCAGAAGGCCCGCGCCAAGGGCGTCCTGGTCATCGCGCTGGACACCCCGACCGAGCCGCAGAGCGCGGTCGACGCCCTCTTCGCCACCGACAACCTCAAGGCCGGCCAGCTGATCGGCGAGTACGCCAAGGCCGTCATGAAGGGCAAGACGGCGAAGATAGCCACCCTCGACCTCGCGCCCGGCGTCTCCGTCGGCGTGCTGCGCCACAACGGTTTCCTCAAGGGCTTCGGCGTCACCGCGAAGGACCCCTCCGTCGTCTGCTCCCAGGACACCGGCGGCGACCAGGCCAAGGGCCAGACGGCGATGGAGAACTGCCTGCAGAAGGAGCCCGGCATCAACGTCGTCTACACGATCAACGAACCGGCCGCGCTGGGCGCTTACACCGCCCTCAAGGCCAAGGGCCGGGAGAAGGACGTCCTGATCGTCTCGGTCGACGGCGGCTGCACGGGCACCCAGGCGGTCAAGGACGGAAAGATCGCCGCGACCTCGCAGCAGTACCCGCTGAAGATGGCCGCCGAGGGCGTCAAGGCCGTCGTGACGTACGCGAAGGACGGCAAGAAGGCGTCCGGTTACACCGACACCGGCGTCACCCTGATCACCGACAAGGCACAGACCGGGGTCACGTCCAAGGACACCGCCTACGGCCTGGAGAACTGCTGGGGCTGA
- a CDS encoding ABC transporter permease — translation MTATSTPPSTSSPYAELKAPTTARRLLTAPTTGPLVALLLACAYFSLSTDQFLTGGNFSLIVQQVMVVGTLAIGQTLIILTAGIDLSCGAVMAFGSLVIAKMAAEGSLPPLVAIALGLVVCGGFGLVNGLLVQKIPLPPFIVTLGMLNVAFALTHIYSKEQTVTNLPGPLTALGQTFPMGHTDITYGSLVTIALFLLLAYALSSTGWGRHVYALGNSQEAARLNGIRTSRLTIGIYTVAGLLYGIAALLLIARTGVGDPQAGQTDNLDSITAVVLGGTSLFGGRGSVLGTFIGVLIVGVFRNGLQLMGVASIYQTLITGVLVILAVTVDQLSRKKAR, via the coding sequence ATGACCGCCACGTCCACGCCCCCGAGCACGTCATCGCCGTACGCCGAGCTCAAAGCGCCGACCACGGCCCGCAGACTGCTCACAGCACCGACCACCGGCCCGCTGGTCGCTCTCCTTCTCGCCTGTGCGTACTTCTCCCTGTCCACCGACCAGTTCCTCACCGGCGGGAACTTCTCGCTGATCGTGCAGCAGGTCATGGTCGTCGGCACCCTCGCCATCGGACAGACCCTGATCATCCTCACCGCGGGCATCGACCTGTCGTGCGGGGCCGTGATGGCGTTCGGCAGCCTCGTCATCGCCAAGATGGCGGCCGAGGGCTCGCTGCCGCCGCTCGTCGCCATCGCCCTGGGCCTCGTCGTCTGCGGCGGCTTCGGCCTGGTCAACGGTCTGCTGGTGCAGAAGATCCCGCTGCCGCCGTTCATCGTGACCCTCGGCATGCTCAACGTGGCGTTCGCGCTGACCCACATCTACTCCAAGGAACAGACGGTCACCAACCTGCCCGGCCCGCTGACGGCCCTGGGGCAGACCTTCCCGATGGGCCACACCGACATCACCTACGGCTCCCTGGTCACCATCGCTCTGTTCCTCCTCCTCGCGTACGCGCTGAGCAGCACCGGCTGGGGCCGGCACGTCTACGCCCTGGGCAACAGCCAGGAAGCGGCGCGGCTCAACGGCATCCGCACCTCCCGGCTGACCATCGGCATCTACACCGTGGCCGGTCTGCTGTACGGGATCGCCGCCCTGCTGCTCATCGCCCGCACCGGAGTCGGTGATCCCCAGGCGGGACAGACCGACAACCTCGACAGCATCACCGCCGTGGTCCTCGGCGGCACCAGTCTCTTCGGCGGGCGCGGATCGGTCCTGGGCACGTTCATCGGCGTCCTCATCGTCGGCGTCTTCCGCAACGGTCTCCAGCTGATGGGCGTCGCCTCCATCTACCAGACCCTGATCACCGGAGTCCTCGTCATCCTCGCGGTGACCGTCGACCAGCTCTCCCGGAAGAAGGCCCGATGA
- a CDS encoding ATP-binding cassette domain-containing protein: MTTTDSPTPVLQARGLVKRYGHVTAIDGADFDLLPGEVLAVIGDNGAGKTSLIKALTGAVAPDAGEIRLHGKPISFSGPQSARAHGIETVYQDLAVAASMDIASNMFLGRELRRPGVLGSVFRMLDKKRMRQEAAEHMADLKIGLRSLTQSVETLSGGQRQAVAVARSVAWARSVVVMDEPTAALGVKESGQVLDLIRRVRDNGMPVVLISHNMPHVFEIADRIHVHRLGRRAAVIKPSDYSMAEVVAIMTGALTVDAAGDTVVADSEAAKAAGVQAN, translated from the coding sequence ATGACCACCACCGACTCCCCCACGCCTGTCCTCCAGGCCCGCGGTCTGGTCAAGCGCTACGGCCACGTGACCGCGATCGACGGCGCCGACTTCGATCTGCTGCCCGGCGAGGTGCTCGCCGTCATCGGCGACAACGGAGCAGGCAAGACCAGCCTGATCAAGGCCCTCACCGGGGCGGTCGCCCCCGACGCCGGCGAGATACGCCTCCATGGCAAGCCCATCAGCTTCTCCGGCCCGCAGAGCGCCCGCGCGCACGGCATCGAGACGGTGTACCAGGATCTCGCGGTGGCGGCCTCCATGGACATCGCCTCCAACATGTTCCTCGGGCGCGAGCTGCGCCGCCCCGGCGTCCTCGGCAGCGTCTTCCGCATGCTCGACAAGAAGCGCATGCGTCAGGAGGCCGCCGAGCACATGGCCGACCTGAAGATCGGTCTGCGCTCGCTGACGCAGTCGGTCGAGACCCTCTCCGGCGGACAGCGGCAGGCCGTGGCCGTCGCCCGTTCCGTCGCCTGGGCGCGCAGTGTCGTCGTCATGGACGAACCCACCGCCGCCCTCGGCGTCAAGGAGTCCGGTCAGGTTCTCGATCTCATCCGCCGCGTCCGCGACAACGGCATGCCGGTCGTTCTGATCAGCCACAACATGCCCCATGTCTTCGAGATCGCCGACCGCATCCACGTCCACCGGCTGGGCCGGCGCGCCGCCGTGATCAAGCCCTCCGACTACTCCATGGCGGAGGTCGTCGCCATCATGACCGGCGCGCTCACCGTCGACGCGGCCGGAGATACTGTCGTAGCGGATTCCGAGGCGGCGAAGGCCGCGGGCGTCCAGGCCAACTGA